A portion of the Actomonas aquatica genome contains these proteins:
- a CDS encoding response regulator: protein MTTPLTALHHGDAQVNTMRTVLFVDDEPMLLAGLRRSMHGLRGEWRAAYAGSGAEALALMEAEGPFDVVVSDMMMPGMSGAEFLRAVRERYPATVRIILSGQADDRLVAQCVEITHRFLEKPCETATLRATLEYATSIVFAVRDPAITALVGRIQRLPSPPQLCQELEQRLRNNRASVEEIGELIGRDLAMTAQVLKVVNSAYFGLARELETAQEAVAYLGVEMIRSLVVLNGLTEQVQRQGVPESEIESLWQHSLRVSAAARDLAELEGLPRAVVKESTTAGLLHDAGKLVLAMNFPGRTKQIIADAQARAEAVAVLEREVHGCTHADVGGYLFALWGLSLPVVQGVAWHHAPVRQEPPALGTAMVVHVADVLVHDFFDEVEGGSKPWLDEAYVAAAGYADAVPRWRQALEHGWCNR from the coding sequence ATGACGACCCCTTTGACCGCCCTCCACCATGGCGACGCGCAGGTGAATACCATGCGCACCGTTTTGTTTGTGGATGATGAGCCCATGCTGCTGGCGGGGTTGCGGCGGAGCATGCATGGCCTGCGGGGGGAATGGCGGGCGGCCTACGCCGGCAGTGGCGCGGAGGCACTGGCGCTCATGGAGGCGGAAGGGCCGTTTGATGTGGTGGTGTCGGACATGATGATGCCAGGCATGAGCGGGGCGGAGTTTTTGCGCGCGGTGCGGGAACGGTATCCGGCGACGGTGCGGATCATTTTATCCGGGCAGGCGGATGACCGTCTGGTGGCGCAGTGTGTGGAGATCACCCACCGGTTTTTGGAAAAGCCCTGTGAGACGGCGACGCTGCGCGCGACGCTGGAGTATGCGACCTCGATCGTGTTTGCGGTGCGGGATCCGGCGATCACGGCCTTGGTGGGGCGGATTCAGCGGCTGCCCAGTCCGCCGCAACTGTGTCAGGAACTGGAACAGCGGCTGCGCAACAACCGGGCGTCGGTGGAGGAAATCGGCGAGTTGATCGGTCGCGATCTGGCCATGACCGCGCAGGTGCTGAAGGTGGTGAATTCCGCCTACTTCGGTCTGGCGCGGGAGCTGGAGACGGCGCAGGAAGCGGTGGCGTATCTGGGCGTGGAGATGATTCGCTCACTGGTGGTGCTCAATGGCCTGACCGAGCAGGTGCAGCGGCAGGGCGTGCCGGAGAGCGAGATCGAATCGCTCTGGCAACACAGCCTGCGGGTAAGTGCGGCGGCGCGGGATCTGGCGGAGCTGGAGGGACTGCCGCGCGCGGTCGTGAAAGAGTCGACGACGGCGGGGCTGTTGCACGACGCCGGCAAGCTCGTGCTGGCGATGAATTTCCCGGGGCGCACCAAACAGATCATCGCCGATGCCCAAGCGCGGGCGGAGGCGGTGGCGGTTCTCGAGCGTGAGGTGCATGGCTGCACGCACGCCGATGTGGGCGGCTATCTGTTTGCGTTGTGGGGACTCAGTCTGCCGGTGGTGCAGGGGGTGGCCTGGCATCATGCGCCGGTGCGTCAGGAGCCGCCGGCGCTCGGCACCGCGATGGTGGTGCATGTGGCCGACGTGCTGGTGCACGATTTCTTCGACGAAGTGGAAGGCGGCAGCAAGCCGTGGCTCGACGAGGCGTATGTGGCGGCGGCGGGTTACGCCGATGCGGTGCCGCGCTGGCGGCAGGCGCTCGAGCACGGTTGGTGCAATCGGTGA
- the gnpA gene encoding 1,3-beta-galactosyl-N-acetylhexosamine phosphorylase: MSQSSLTYGDFTLPGEAGYEKLTLELAEKWGADTIRDSDGTQLSPEILDSGKAIYSTLCLVRSVQPWAREHQNQLQQNFLMSLPKIAARKTLTITPLEGYYDEQFVLNVSDNPKRWWQVFDRTTGQEVPKRHWSVNTKRGTVTIAEAVPGHTYTVNFLAFRIWEEISMYNHLTNNWGDREHLAAVDPMQPAVQKVILRFLDGWLDEHAATTVVRLTSMFYNFSWFWGSDHKTLRDRYTDWGDYAMTVSPRALKLFEKRYGYALTSEDFVQGGRYNSTHNPPTARYRDYMDFIHDFVISFGRECIAKIQAAGKKAYVFYDDHWVGVEPSSERFPEFGFDGLIKCVFNAFEVRLCAHAKGNCARELRLHPYLFPTGLKGEPTFAPGGNPTLDAKNFWIDARRGILRAPIDRIGLGGYLSLVEPFPDFQDYIAGVAQEFRRLKALHAGGKPWTAPFKVGVLTAWGDLRAWTCSGHFIKGVELYDVIEALSGLPVDVEFLSLADIAENGVPRGIKTIINCGAAGTAWSGGEHWADPAVEANLTAWVQRGGGLIGIGQPSALAQPGRTFRLAALLGVDQDTGDRLANGKYKFTPVAAGEVDGLGQHFITSDCTQVPVEGAQVHGLHVLDGDTAVLAARGSEPTLTVRAAGKGRSMYAAGFSFTPENTRLLHRALYWTSGYEAKWSDWNTSNVRTECAWFPQAKQLIVINNDGEPQTTTVKPTGARKAVTVDLEAHGIAVLDL, from the coding sequence ATGTCCCAGTCTTCTTTAACCTACGGCGACTTCACCCTGCCCGGTGAAGCCGGTTACGAAAAACTCACTCTCGAACTCGCTGAAAAGTGGGGCGCGGACACGATCCGCGACTCCGACGGCACCCAGCTCTCGCCGGAGATCCTCGACAGCGGCAAGGCGATCTACTCGACGCTCTGTCTGGTGCGTTCGGTGCAACCCTGGGCGCGCGAACACCAGAACCAGTTGCAGCAGAACTTCCTCATGTCGCTGCCCAAGATCGCCGCGCGCAAGACGCTCACGATCACGCCGCTGGAAGGTTACTACGACGAGCAGTTTGTCCTGAACGTGTCCGACAATCCGAAGCGTTGGTGGCAGGTCTTCGATCGCACCACGGGGCAGGAGGTGCCCAAGCGTCATTGGTCGGTGAATACGAAGCGCGGCACCGTCACGATCGCCGAGGCCGTGCCCGGGCACACCTACACGGTCAACTTCCTCGCCTTCCGCATCTGGGAGGAGATCTCGATGTATAATCACCTCACCAACAACTGGGGGGATCGGGAGCACCTCGCGGCCGTCGATCCGATGCAGCCAGCGGTGCAGAAGGTGATCCTCAGGTTCCTCGATGGTTGGCTCGATGAGCATGCCGCCACGACGGTGGTGCGCCTCACCTCGATGTTCTACAACTTCTCGTGGTTCTGGGGCAGCGATCATAAAACCTTGCGTGATCGCTACACCGACTGGGGCGACTACGCCATGACGGTGAGCCCGCGGGCCCTGAAGCTGTTTGAGAAACGCTACGGCTACGCGCTCACCTCGGAGGACTTTGTCCAGGGGGGGCGCTACAACTCGACCCACAATCCGCCCACCGCGCGCTACCGCGACTACATGGATTTTATCCATGACTTCGTGATCAGCTTCGGCCGCGAGTGCATCGCCAAGATTCAGGCGGCGGGCAAGAAGGCCTACGTGTTCTACGACGATCACTGGGTTGGCGTGGAACCGAGCAGCGAGCGTTTCCCGGAGTTCGGTTTTGATGGTCTGATCAAGTGCGTCTTCAACGCCTTCGAGGTGCGGCTCTGCGCCCATGCCAAGGGCAACTGCGCCCGCGAACTGCGCCTGCATCCCTACCTCTTCCCGACCGGTCTGAAGGGCGAACCGACCTTTGCGCCCGGTGGCAACCCGACGCTCGACGCCAAAAACTTCTGGATTGATGCGCGCCGCGGTATTTTGCGCGCGCCGATCGATCGTATCGGTCTCGGTGGCTACCTGTCCCTGGTCGAGCCCTTCCCGGATTTCCAGGATTACATCGCCGGCGTGGCGCAGGAGTTTCGTCGCCTGAAGGCCCTGCACGCGGGCGGCAAACCGTGGACCGCTCCCTTCAAAGTGGGCGTGCTCACGGCGTGGGGCGACCTGCGCGCCTGGACTTGCTCGGGTCACTTCATCAAGGGCGTGGAGCTCTACGATGTGATCGAAGCGTTGTCGGGTCTGCCGGTCGACGTGGAGTTTCTCAGCCTGGCCGACATCGCCGAGAACGGCGTGCCGCGCGGCATCAAAACCATCATCAACTGCGGCGCGGCTGGCACCGCCTGGAGCGGCGGCGAGCATTGGGCGGACCCCGCGGTCGAAGCCAACCTCACCGCCTGGGTGCAGCGTGGCGGTGGCCTGATCGGTATCGGTCAACCGTCGGCCTTGGCGCAGCCCGGTCGCACCTTCCGCCTCGCGGCGCTGTTGGGCGTCGATCAGGACACCGGTGATCGTCTGGCCAACGGCAAATACAAGTTCACCCCGGTAGCGGCCGGGGAGGTGGACGGCCTCGGGCAGCACTTCATTACCAGCGACTGCACGCAGGTGCCGGTGGAAGGCGCGCAGGTGCATGGCCTGCACGTGCTCGATGGCGACACCGCGGTGCTCGCGGCGCGCGGCAGCGAGCCCACGCTCACGGTGCGCGCGGCCGGCAAGGGCCGCAGCATGTATGCGGCGGGCTTCAGCTTCACGCCGGAGAACACCCGCCTGCTGCATCGGGCGCTGTATTGGACTTCTGGTTACGAGGCGAAATGGAGCGACTGGAACACCAGCAACGTGCGCACCGAGTGTGCGTGGTTCCCTCAAGCCAAGCAGCTCATCGTCATCAATAACGACGGTGAACCGCAGACCACCACTGTGAAGCCCACCGGCGCGCGCAAGGCTGTGACCGTCGACCTCGAAGCCCACGGCATCGCCGTGCTCGACCTCTGA
- a CDS encoding alpha/beta hydrolase family protein has translation MLPLSSLRPRALLLGALAAVTLPLSAAERPPVADFARTPIISQARLSPNGEALAFTRDYGGQQHLCVLDLTTDQITRFKIGSVPYNGTPMPKEVHRFQWVGDERLTITTTIWDRIFGSAAVDRDGKNWVGLTGYEFDPHGRHATLAIDVAHVFNDGTDRLLVLDHGRGYTPGNPHPDVLEIDTQSGLSKTIEENPGNVRAWMTDHEGIVRLGVVRDEDTQSVIYRDRADADWRTLPLPNRGHEKLRPYAFDPDNATFYVAGFNAEDRWCVLTYDLANGTVTEEPIVSDPTYDVVSNGSFNTYAGIDLTRPIFSARTQSLLGIAYTADFPRVKWLDPEFATIQAAVDRARAGRVNVLVNQSRDDQRLLFFSYSDRDPGSYFLLDRTARSFKPLGARMDWIDPAAMSPSMGISYEARDGTTIHGYLTLPAGHKPKNLPLVVLPHGGPWVRDNWGFDPIVQLIASRGYAVLQMNYRGSKGYGSAFEWLGKQNIGRGIQDDIEDATRWAIRAKVADPKRIAIAGGSYGGYSALFALGKSPDLYACGISLNGVTDWEAIFDRADKDRDRAAARKTWVERIGDPDEDPDFFRSISPVNFGSAIKAPVLIIQGRQDKTVPLRQARRMYDALGKSKGDSELLWLRKSGHSLSNESERTEAFAAIVAFLEKHLGPGVPYQPTNTP, from the coding sequence ATGCTACCCCTCTCTTCTCTGCGCCCTCGCGCGCTGCTGCTTGGTGCCTTGGCGGCCGTCACGCTGCCCCTCTCCGCTGCGGAACGTCCGCCCGTCGCCGACTTCGCCCGCACCCCCATCATCAGCCAGGCGCGCCTCTCGCCCAATGGCGAAGCCCTCGCCTTCACCCGCGACTACGGCGGCCAGCAGCACCTCTGCGTGCTCGACCTCACCACCGACCAAATCACCCGCTTCAAAATCGGCTCCGTGCCCTACAACGGCACGCCCATGCCCAAGGAAGTGCATCGCTTCCAATGGGTCGGCGACGAACGCCTCACCATCACCACCACCATTTGGGATCGCATCTTCGGCTCCGCCGCCGTCGACCGGGATGGCAAAAACTGGGTCGGCCTCACCGGCTACGAATTTGATCCCCACGGTCGCCACGCCACCCTCGCCATCGACGTCGCCCACGTCTTCAACGACGGCACCGACCGCCTCCTCGTGCTCGACCACGGTCGCGGTTACACGCCCGGCAATCCGCACCCCGATGTGCTGGAAATCGACACCCAGTCCGGCCTGAGCAAAACGATCGAAGAAAACCCCGGCAACGTGCGCGCCTGGATGACCGATCACGAGGGGATCGTGCGACTCGGGGTCGTCCGCGACGAGGACACCCAATCCGTCATCTACCGCGATCGCGCCGACGCCGACTGGCGCACCCTGCCGCTGCCCAACCGCGGCCACGAAAAACTTCGCCCCTACGCCTTCGATCCCGACAACGCCACGTTCTACGTCGCCGGCTTCAACGCCGAGGACCGCTGGTGCGTGCTGACCTACGACCTGGCCAACGGCACCGTCACCGAAGAGCCCATCGTGTCCGACCCGACCTACGACGTCGTCTCCAACGGTTCCTTCAACACCTACGCCGGCATCGACCTCACGCGTCCCATTTTCTCCGCCCGCACCCAGTCCCTGCTCGGCATCGCCTACACCGCCGACTTCCCCCGCGTGAAGTGGCTCGACCCGGAATTCGCCACCATCCAGGCCGCCGTCGATCGCGCCCGCGCCGGCCGCGTGAACGTGCTCGTCAACCAATCCCGCGACGACCAACGCCTGCTTTTCTTCTCCTACTCCGACCGCGACCCCGGATCCTACTTCCTACTCGATCGCACGGCCCGATCCTTCAAGCCCCTCGGCGCCCGCATGGACTGGATCGATCCCGCCGCCATGTCGCCTTCCATGGGTATTTCCTACGAGGCGCGCGACGGCACGACCATCCACGGCTACCTCACCCTGCCAGCCGGCCATAAGCCCAAAAACCTTCCGCTCGTGGTCCTCCCCCACGGCGGCCCCTGGGTGCGTGACAACTGGGGCTTCGATCCGATCGTGCAACTCATCGCCAGCCGCGGTTACGCCGTTCTGCAGATGAACTACCGCGGCTCCAAGGGCTACGGCTCCGCCTTCGAATGGCTGGGCAAACAAAACATCGGTCGCGGCATTCAGGACGACATCGAGGATGCCACCCGCTGGGCTATTCGGGCCAAGGTCGCCGACCCCAAACGCATCGCCATCGCCGGCGGCAGCTACGGCGGCTACTCCGCCCTCTTCGCCCTCGGCAAATCCCCCGACCTCTACGCCTGCGGCATCTCCCTCAACGGCGTGACCGACTGGGAAGCGATCTTCGACCGCGCCGACAAAGACCGCGACCGCGCCGCCGCCCGCAAGACCTGGGTCGAGCGCATCGGCGACCCCGACGAAGACCCCGACTTCTTCCGGTCGATTTCCCCGGTCAATTTCGGCTCCGCCATCAAGGCCCCCGTGCTCATCATCCAGGGTCGCCAGGACAAGACCGTGCCGCTCCGCCAGGCCCGCCGCATGTATGACGCGCTCGGCAAATCAAAGGGCGACTCCGAGCTGCTTTGGCTGCGCAAGTCCGGCCACTCGCTCAGCAACGAAAGCGAACGCACCGAAGCCTTCGCAGCCATCGTTGCCTTCCTCGAGAAACACCTCGGCCCCGGCGTGCCTTACCAACCCACCAACACGCCCTGA
- a CDS encoding HD domain-containing phosphohydrolase → MNRRLLFVDDDPLILSAFRRNLRRDFAFDTAIGGAEALALLDSGQTYAAILADMRMPGLDGVELLEIVRKRFPDTVRMMLTGNADQGTAIEAINRGHIFRFLNKPADPDVLHQALEDAIAQHALIRAERDLLEHTLAGSIKLLTDVLAMVSPEALGRGQRLRDSMGPFARAVGAESIWELELGALLSSLGCTALPPALLQKLREGDPLTVAEANLRRRIPEMGHDLLAPIPRLEGVAQIVLHQHLRFDGRGSPPDAPAGRDIPLGARMLKILHDRLDLEADGVVKRQAFQTMQDCEGYYDPDLLVRCFACFGDFLINPLSSTAPIQPLTSAGLCPGQIVVSPITTSEGVVLVGSGMRLTAPMVDRIRNHAAIGDVEPPFMVQDAPTAEPMTDTVAPAVAVASVD, encoded by the coding sequence ATGAACCGCCGCCTGCTCTTCGTCGACGACGACCCGCTCATCCTCTCGGCCTTTCGCCGCAATCTGCGCCGCGACTTTGCCTTCGACACCGCCATCGGTGGCGCCGAAGCCCTCGCCTTGCTCGACTCCGGCCAGACCTACGCCGCCATCCTGGCCGACATGCGCATGCCCGGTCTCGACGGCGTGGAGTTGCTCGAAATCGTGCGTAAGCGTTTTCCGGATACGGTGCGCATGATGCTCACCGGCAACGCCGATCAAGGCACCGCCATCGAGGCCATCAACCGCGGCCATATCTTTCGTTTCCTCAACAAGCCCGCCGATCCCGACGTCCTGCATCAGGCGCTGGAGGATGCCATCGCTCAACACGCGCTCATCCGCGCCGAACGCGATCTGCTCGAACACACCCTCGCCGGCAGCATCAAGCTGCTCACCGACGTGCTCGCCATGGTCTCGCCCGAGGCCCTCGGTCGCGGTCAACGCCTGCGCGATTCCATGGGCCCCTTTGCCCGCGCCGTCGGGGCCGAGTCCATTTGGGAACTGGAGCTCGGCGCGCTGCTGTCCTCCCTCGGCTGCACCGCCCTGCCGCCCGCCCTGCTGCAGAAACTCCGCGAGGGCGATCCACTCACCGTCGCCGAAGCCAACCTCCGCCGGCGCATCCCGGAGATGGGTCACGACCTACTCGCGCCCATCCCTCGCCTCGAAGGGGTCGCCCAAATCGTGCTGCACCAACACCTGCGCTTCGACGGTCGCGGCAGCCCGCCCGATGCCCCAGCCGGTCGCGACATTCCGCTCGGCGCCCGCATGCTCAAAATTCTCCACGATCGACTCGACCTGGAAGCCGACGGCGTGGTCAAGCGCCAGGCCTTCCAAACCATGCAGGACTGCGAGGGTTATTATGACCCCGACTTGCTCGTGCGCTGCTTTGCCTGCTTCGGCGATTTCCTCATCAACCCGCTGTCATCGACCGCACCGATCCAGCCGCTCACTTCCGCCGGGCTCTGCCCCGGACAGATCGTGGTCTCTCCCATCACCACCAGCGAGGGTGTGGTGCTCGTCGGCTCCGGCATGCGCCTCACCGCGCCCATGGTCGATCGGATCCGCAACCACGCCGCCATCGGCGACGTGGAGCCGCCGTTCATGGTGCAGGACGCGCCGACCGCCGAGCCGATGACAGACACGGTCGCGCCCGCCGTCGCCGTCGCTTCGGTCGACTGA
- a CDS encoding sensor histidine kinase — MPVEDTPSEATARPEMAEPVAAKPLPSTVAVVEPSRRILFVDDERLVLEGIRRGLRASGATWDIVYETDPRVALARLQHEVFHVVVADMHMPGITGAALLAAVGAQQPDCVRVMLTGQADMNTALAAVNEGHVFRLLLKPCEKADLVRSLEQALRQYDLQTAERDLLRSRLEHAQRLAVVGEFTAGVTHDVNNLLSVVLTLARDSALFEPAKSLAMIEDAASRAAEMTKELMGFSRRDGADELEPVELGRAVRGCATLLRPMLAHEHKLELILPEEEVWVNSHLGRLRQIVSNLVINARDASPPQGRIVVIVESAELAEARPDVHREVRLTVRDEGHGMDEVTRARLFEPFFTTKAEGCGTGLGLALVQQLVRRLEGRIEVESALGAGAAFHIFLPSVETDLNP; from the coding sequence GTGCCTGTTGAGGATACCCCGAGCGAGGCAACCGCCCGCCCGGAGATGGCGGAGCCTGTCGCCGCGAAGCCGTTGCCGTCGACGGTGGCGGTGGTGGAGCCGTCGCGTCGCATCCTGTTTGTCGATGACGAGCGACTGGTGTTGGAGGGGATCCGGCGCGGATTGCGCGCGAGTGGTGCGACCTGGGATATCGTTTATGAGACCGATCCGCGGGTCGCGTTGGCGCGGCTGCAGCACGAAGTGTTTCACGTGGTGGTGGCCGATATGCACATGCCGGGGATAACGGGCGCGGCGCTGTTGGCAGCGGTGGGGGCGCAACAACCGGACTGTGTGCGGGTGATGCTGACCGGGCAGGCGGACATGAACACGGCGCTCGCGGCGGTGAATGAAGGGCACGTCTTCCGGCTGCTGCTGAAACCCTGTGAAAAGGCGGACTTGGTGCGCAGTCTGGAGCAGGCGCTGCGGCAATATGATTTGCAGACGGCGGAGCGGGATCTGTTGCGGTCGCGGCTGGAGCACGCGCAGCGGCTGGCGGTGGTGGGTGAGTTCACGGCCGGGGTTACGCATGACGTGAACAACTTGTTGTCGGTGGTGCTTACCCTGGCGCGGGACTCGGCCTTGTTTGAGCCGGCGAAGAGTCTGGCCATGATCGAAGACGCGGCCAGTCGGGCGGCGGAGATGACGAAGGAGTTGATGGGGTTCAGCCGCCGGGACGGAGCCGACGAACTCGAGCCGGTGGAGCTGGGGCGGGCGGTGCGCGGCTGTGCGACCTTGTTGCGGCCCATGCTGGCGCATGAGCACAAACTGGAGTTGATCCTGCCGGAGGAGGAGGTCTGGGTGAACAGCCATCTCGGGCGGCTGCGACAGATCGTGAGCAACCTCGTGATCAACGCCCGGGACGCGTCACCGCCGCAAGGGCGGATCGTTGTGATCGTGGAGTCAGCGGAGCTGGCCGAGGCGCGTCCGGACGTGCACCGGGAGGTGCGTTTGACGGTGCGCGATGAAGGGCACGGGATGGACGAGGTCACGCGGGCGCGACTGTTTGAGCCGTTTTTCACCACCAAGGCCGAAGGTTGCGGCACGGGGCTGGGATTGGCGTTGGTGCAGCAGCTGGTGCGGCGGCTGGAAGGTCGGATCGAAGTCGAGAGTGCGCTGGGGGCGGGCGCGGCGTTTCATATATTTCTGCCGTCGGTTGAGACCGACTTAAACCCATGA
- a CDS encoding sensor histidine kinase, which produces MPTQLPAFCDGRSLGPDEVTADNAVVRALFTAAASAPSLIALFHRDTLQLAFLNSVGRSWLLPDDDGDPARISLTDIISLENNEDIRDAILLRAEFFGAWRGRCKLRDTWGSEIPAFATVAIHAAPDSPTPTDIGATNAWVSVHAVQAKGTGNPDRIFTEDTELLHALLETLPDAVYFKDRHSRFIRVSRSLADKDGSADPAALVGKTDFDRFKPDHAQAAYEDEQRIIRTEDALLNHEEKETWTDGRITWVTTSKFPLRDREGAIIGTFGISRDITARKLAEAKARELELQLQLAQKLESIGRLAAGIAHEINTPTQFISDNTRFLADSFPQLNQLAAAHRRLAETIQSGADAATIRATLAETTATIDREEVDFLLDEVPRTLEQTLEGLGRIARIVRSLKEFSHPNPPEPKPVDLRHVIETTITVSRHEWKYVSTVDTDFDPELPPVPCVVDSFNQVMLNLLVNAAHAIADNTAARPAGELGRITVRTRRAGDYAVIEVADTGAGIPPAVQPQIFEPFFTTKEVGKGTGQGLAIVHTVVVNLHGGSIDFTTAPGEGTTFRILLPLHPPANHAAAADSTP; this is translated from the coding sequence ATGCCCACGCAGCTCCCCGCCTTCTGCGATGGCCGCTCGCTCGGACCCGATGAGGTCACGGCAGACAACGCCGTGGTCCGGGCCCTGTTTACCGCAGCCGCCAGCGCCCCCTCGCTCATCGCCCTCTTTCATCGCGATACGCTGCAACTGGCGTTTCTCAACAGCGTTGGCCGCAGCTGGCTCCTGCCTGATGACGACGGCGACCCCGCCCGCATCAGCCTCACCGACATCATCTCGCTCGAAAACAACGAGGACATCCGGGACGCCATCCTGCTGCGGGCCGAGTTCTTCGGCGCCTGGCGTGGCCGCTGCAAACTGCGCGACACCTGGGGCAGCGAGATCCCCGCCTTCGCCACCGTCGCCATCCACGCCGCCCCCGACTCCCCGACCCCGACCGACATCGGTGCCACCAATGCGTGGGTGAGCGTGCACGCCGTGCAAGCCAAGGGCACCGGCAACCCCGACCGCATTTTCACCGAAGACACCGAGCTGCTGCACGCCCTGCTCGAGACCCTGCCCGACGCCGTCTATTTCAAAGACCGCCACAGCCGCTTCATCCGCGTGAGCCGCTCCCTCGCCGACAAAGACGGCAGCGCCGACCCCGCCGCTCTCGTGGGCAAAACCGATTTCGACCGTTTTAAGCCCGACCACGCCCAAGCCGCCTACGAGGACGAGCAACGCATCATTCGCACCGAAGACGCCCTGCTCAATCACGAGGAAAAGGAGACCTGGACCGACGGCCGTATCACCTGGGTCACTACATCCAAGTTCCCCCTCCGCGACCGCGAGGGCGCCATCATCGGCACCTTCGGCATTTCCCGCGACATCACTGCCCGCAAACTCGCCGAAGCCAAGGCCCGCGAACTCGAGCTCCAACTGCAACTCGCCCAAAAGCTCGAGTCCATCGGCCGCCTCGCCGCCGGCATTGCCCACGAGATCAACACCCCCACCCAGTTCATCTCCGACAACACCCGCTTCCTCGCCGACAGCTTTCCCCAGCTCAACCAACTCGCCGCCGCGCACCGCCGTCTCGCCGAAACCATCCAAAGCGGCGCCGATGCCGCCACCATTCGCGCCACCCTCGCCGAGACCACCGCCACCATCGATCGCGAGGAGGTCGACTTCCTCCTCGACGAAGTGCCCCGCACGCTGGAGCAGACCCTCGAGGGCCTCGGCCGCATCGCCCGCATCGTGCGCTCCCTCAAGGAATTCTCCCACCCCAATCCACCGGAGCCCAAACCCGTCGACCTGCGCCACGTCATCGAGACCACCATCACCGTCTCGCGCCACGAGTGGAAATACGTCTCCACCGTCGATACCGATTTCGACCCCGAGCTGCCACCCGTGCCCTGCGTGGTCGATTCCTTCAACCAGGTCATGCTCAACCTCCTGGTCAACGCCGCCCACGCCATAGCCGACAATACCGCCGCCCGCCCCGCCGGCGAACTGGGCCGCATCACCGTGCGCACCCGCCGCGCCGGCGACTACGCCGTGATCGAGGTGGCCGACACCGGCGCCGGCATCCCCCCCGCGGTGCAGCCGCAGATCTTCGAACCCTTCTTCACCACCAAGGAAGTTGGCAAAGGCACCGGGCAAGGCCTCGCCATCGTGCACACCGTCGTCGTGAACCTCCACGGCGGCAGCATCGATTTCACCACCGCTCCCGGCGAGGGCACCACCTTCCGCATCCTGCTGCCACTCCATCCTCCGGCGAACCACGCCGCCGCCGCCGACTCCACGCCATGA